In Kryptolebias marmoratus isolate JLee-2015 linkage group LG11, ASM164957v2, whole genome shotgun sequence, the following proteins share a genomic window:
- the LOC108246900 gene encoding DEP domain-containing protein 7 isoform X2, producing the protein MSSIKERAAALNLAEKLCARPPGPGGATRPVQSSSIWSSIVSHLRSTVTVKRRTVHLKSHNDCFLGSDAVDVVTEHIANAVDLEGASVSRDKVACVCQALLRCNVFEAVGTKVFGKNRKRDVFQDGKSALYRFVGSSTPPADELERGELVVGIQKFFCGAPSDGQEEQPSSSEPHVDASVPEASTKTSQLESGFAADLKVDPPVGGLSPSRVQTDSGLPQSLVNEVWQEQTLFRLLNLVELPLLEGVLQCTSSPPAETPVAPGNPDLIYSSNHLDRHILKAFRSSQEDEWLCAALDCLDFLPDQPVVELSRELPHGFPPEEPAGGAVRQRDESFIGQSPGAADGTGPAPRDSVQCKLLLYETLVKHYSCSRPPLLPQPMTDIYMAITDLLVSGSLDRALEALQLCLKLLPQSSREELRTLLSFMSLAADPRGIKLDKEMENRLAVKRSFSRAILHSKTLSKEKEDLLLVFMLSNVKQIFKIPGSLHKAVSEKLARLAGGSPLGPSSRAKTTTNQELWVLLNNINLDPKISTKERKRLLRHFSHAHPEIFNQYFGDSAAAEL; encoded by the exons atgtcttccATTAAAGAGAGAGCTGCAGCCCTGAACCTGGCGGAGAAACTGTGTGCGCGTCCTCCAG GTCCTGGAGGAGCCACCAGGCCTGTGCAGTCCTCGTCCATCTGGAGCAGCATCGTCTCCCATCTCAGGTCCACCGTGACGGTGAAACGCAGAACGGTCCATCTGAAGTCCCACAACGACTGCTTCCTGGGCTCGGACGCCGTGGACGTCGTCACCGAACACATCGCGAACGCCGTGGACCTTGAGG GTGCGAGTGTCTCGCGGGACAAAGTGGCGTGCGTTTGCCAGGCGCTGCTGCGGTGCAACGTCTTCGAGGCGGTGGGGACGAAGGTGTTCGGCAAAAACAGGAAGCGGGACGTCTTCCAGGACGGCAAGAGCGCTCTCTACAG GTTCGTCGGCTCGTCCACGCCGCCGGCTGACGAGCTGGAAAGAGGCGAGCTTGTCGTCGGGATCCAGAAGTTCTTCTGCGGCGCTCCTTCAGACGG ACAGGAAGAACAGCCGTCTTCCTCAGAGCCTCATGTTGACGCTTCCGTCCCCGAGGCGTCCACGAAGACCAGCCAGCTGGAGTCTGGCTTCGCTGCAGACCTGAAGGTGGATCCTCCGGTGGGCGGCCTGAGTCCCAGCAGGGTGCAGACAGACTCCGGTTTACCTCAGTCAC TGGTGAATGAGGTGTGGCAGGAGCAGACTCTGTTCAGGCTCTTGAACCTGGTAGAGCTCCCCCTGCTGGAGGGAGTGCTGCAGTGCACGTCGTCTCCACCTGCAGAGACCCCGGTGGCTCCAGGTAACCCCGACCTGATCTACAGCAGCAACCACCTGGACCGACATATCCTCAAGGCCTTCAGGAGCTCTCA GGAGGACGAGTGGCTCTGCGCCGCTCTGGACTGTTTGGACTTCCTGCCCGACCAGCCGGTGGTGGAGCTGAGCAGGGAGCTGCCGCACGGCTTCCCTCCGGAGGAGCCAGCAGGTGGCGCCGTCCGGCAGCGAGACGAGTCCTTCATCGGTCAGA GTCCCGGTGCCGCGGATGGGACGGGTCCGGCTCCGAGAGACTCGGTCCAGTGTAAGCTGCTGCTGTACGAGACTCTGGTGAAGCACTACAGCTGCAGCCGGCCTCCTCTGCTGCCTCAGCCCATGACGGACATCTACATGGCCATCACCGACCTGCTGG TGAGCGGCAGCTTGGACCGGGCCCTGGAGGCGCTGCAGCTGTGTCTGAAGCTGCTTCCTCAAAGCAGCCGAGAGGAGCTGCGCACGTTGCTCAGCTTCATGTCTCTGGCAGCTGATCCACGAGGAATAAAACTGGACAAGGAG ATGGAGAACAGGCTGGCCGTGAAGAGGTCGTTCTCCAGGGCCATACTGCACAGCAAGACGCTCTCCAAGGAAAAGGAGGATCTTCTGCTGGTTTTCATGCTGAGCAACGTGAAGCAAATCTTTAAG atcCCGGGGTCTCTTCACAAAGCCGTGAGTGAGAAACTGGCCCGACTCGCAGGAG GCTCTCCGCTCGGCCCGTCCAGCAGGGCAAAGACCACGACCAACCAGGAACTGTGGGTCCTCCTGAACAACATCAACCTGGACCCGAAGATCTCCACCAAGGAGAGGAAGCGCCTCCTCAGACACTTCTCCCACGCCCACCCGGAGATATTTAACCAGTACTTCGGTGACTCTGCTGCCGCCGAGCTGTAG
- the LOC108246900 gene encoding DEP domain-containing protein 7 isoform X3 codes for MSSIKERAAALNLAEKLCARPPGPGGATRPVQSSSIWSSIVSHLRSTVTVKRRTVHLKSHNDCFLGSDAVDVVTEHIANAVDLEGASVSRDKVACVCQALLRCNVFEAVGTKVFGKNRKRDVFQDGKSALYRFVGSSTPPADELERGELVVGIQKFFCGAPSDGQEEQPSSSEPHVDASVPEASTKTSQLESGFAADLKVDPPVGGLSPSRVQTDSGLPQSLVNEVWQEQTLFRLLNLVELPLLEGVLQCTSSPPAETPVAPGNPDLIYSSNHLDRHILKAFRSSQEDEWLCAALDCLDFLPDQPVVELSRELPHGFPPEEPAGGAVRQRDESFIGPGAADGTGPAPRDSVQCKLLLYETLVKHYSCSRPPLLPQPMTDIYMAITDLLVSGSLDRALEALQLCLKLLPQSSREELRTLLSFMSLAADPRGIKLDKEMENRLAVKRSFSRAILHSKTLSKEKEDLLLVFMLSNVKQIFKIPGSLHKAVSEKLARLAGGSPLGPSSRAKTTTNQELWVLLNNINLDPKISTKERKRLLRHFSHAHPEIFNQYFGDSAAAEL; via the exons atgtcttccATTAAAGAGAGAGCTGCAGCCCTGAACCTGGCGGAGAAACTGTGTGCGCGTCCTCCAG GTCCTGGAGGAGCCACCAGGCCTGTGCAGTCCTCGTCCATCTGGAGCAGCATCGTCTCCCATCTCAGGTCCACCGTGACGGTGAAACGCAGAACGGTCCATCTGAAGTCCCACAACGACTGCTTCCTGGGCTCGGACGCCGTGGACGTCGTCACCGAACACATCGCGAACGCCGTGGACCTTGAGG GTGCGAGTGTCTCGCGGGACAAAGTGGCGTGCGTTTGCCAGGCGCTGCTGCGGTGCAACGTCTTCGAGGCGGTGGGGACGAAGGTGTTCGGCAAAAACAGGAAGCGGGACGTCTTCCAGGACGGCAAGAGCGCTCTCTACAG GTTCGTCGGCTCGTCCACGCCGCCGGCTGACGAGCTGGAAAGAGGCGAGCTTGTCGTCGGGATCCAGAAGTTCTTCTGCGGCGCTCCTTCAGACGG ACAGGAAGAACAGCCGTCTTCCTCAGAGCCTCATGTTGACGCTTCCGTCCCCGAGGCGTCCACGAAGACCAGCCAGCTGGAGTCTGGCTTCGCTGCAGACCTGAAGGTGGATCCTCCGGTGGGCGGCCTGAGTCCCAGCAGGGTGCAGACAGACTCCGGTTTACCTCAGTCAC TGGTGAATGAGGTGTGGCAGGAGCAGACTCTGTTCAGGCTCTTGAACCTGGTAGAGCTCCCCCTGCTGGAGGGAGTGCTGCAGTGCACGTCGTCTCCACCTGCAGAGACCCCGGTGGCTCCAGGTAACCCCGACCTGATCTACAGCAGCAACCACCTGGACCGACATATCCTCAAGGCCTTCAGGAGCTCTCA GGAGGACGAGTGGCTCTGCGCCGCTCTGGACTGTTTGGACTTCCTGCCCGACCAGCCGGTGGTGGAGCTGAGCAGGGAGCTGCCGCACGGCTTCCCTCCGGAGGAGCCAGCAGGTGGCGCCGTCCGGCAGCGAGACGAGTCCTTCATCG GTCCCGGTGCCGCGGATGGGACGGGTCCGGCTCCGAGAGACTCGGTCCAGTGTAAGCTGCTGCTGTACGAGACTCTGGTGAAGCACTACAGCTGCAGCCGGCCTCCTCTGCTGCCTCAGCCCATGACGGACATCTACATGGCCATCACCGACCTGCTGG TGAGCGGCAGCTTGGACCGGGCCCTGGAGGCGCTGCAGCTGTGTCTGAAGCTGCTTCCTCAAAGCAGCCGAGAGGAGCTGCGCACGTTGCTCAGCTTCATGTCTCTGGCAGCTGATCCACGAGGAATAAAACTGGACAAGGAG ATGGAGAACAGGCTGGCCGTGAAGAGGTCGTTCTCCAGGGCCATACTGCACAGCAAGACGCTCTCCAAGGAAAAGGAGGATCTTCTGCTGGTTTTCATGCTGAGCAACGTGAAGCAAATCTTTAAG atcCCGGGGTCTCTTCACAAAGCCGTGAGTGAGAAACTGGCCCGACTCGCAGGAG GCTCTCCGCTCGGCCCGTCCAGCAGGGCAAAGACCACGACCAACCAGGAACTGTGGGTCCTCCTGAACAACATCAACCTGGACCCGAAGATCTCCACCAAGGAGAGGAAGCGCCTCCTCAGACACTTCTCCCACGCCCACCCGGAGATATTTAACCAGTACTTCGGTGACTCTGCTGCCGCCGAGCTGTAG
- the LOC108246900 gene encoding DEP domain-containing protein 7 isoform X1, translated as MSSIKERAAALNLAEKLCARPPGPGGATRPVQSSSIWSSIVSHLRSTVTVKRRTVHLKSHNDCFLGSDAVDVVTEHIANAVDLEGASVSRDKVACVCQALLRCNVFEAVGTKVFGKNRKRDVFQDGKSALYRFVGSSTPPADELERGELVVGIQKFFCGAPSDGQEEQPSSSEPHVDASVPEASTKTSQLESGFAADLKVDPPVGGLSPSRVQTDSGLPQSLVNEVWQEQTLFRLLNLVELPLLEGVLQCTSSPPAETPVAPGNPDLIYSSNHLDRHILKAFRSSQEDEWLCAALDCLDFLPDQPVVELSRELPHGFPPEEPAGGAVRQRDESFIGQSEKQTGPGAADGTGPAPRDSVQCKLLLYETLVKHYSCSRPPLLPQPMTDIYMAITDLLVSGSLDRALEALQLCLKLLPQSSREELRTLLSFMSLAADPRGIKLDKEMENRLAVKRSFSRAILHSKTLSKEKEDLLLVFMLSNVKQIFKIPGSLHKAVSEKLARLAGGSPLGPSSRAKTTTNQELWVLLNNINLDPKISTKERKRLLRHFSHAHPEIFNQYFGDSAAAEL; from the exons atgtcttccATTAAAGAGAGAGCTGCAGCCCTGAACCTGGCGGAGAAACTGTGTGCGCGTCCTCCAG GTCCTGGAGGAGCCACCAGGCCTGTGCAGTCCTCGTCCATCTGGAGCAGCATCGTCTCCCATCTCAGGTCCACCGTGACGGTGAAACGCAGAACGGTCCATCTGAAGTCCCACAACGACTGCTTCCTGGGCTCGGACGCCGTGGACGTCGTCACCGAACACATCGCGAACGCCGTGGACCTTGAGG GTGCGAGTGTCTCGCGGGACAAAGTGGCGTGCGTTTGCCAGGCGCTGCTGCGGTGCAACGTCTTCGAGGCGGTGGGGACGAAGGTGTTCGGCAAAAACAGGAAGCGGGACGTCTTCCAGGACGGCAAGAGCGCTCTCTACAG GTTCGTCGGCTCGTCCACGCCGCCGGCTGACGAGCTGGAAAGAGGCGAGCTTGTCGTCGGGATCCAGAAGTTCTTCTGCGGCGCTCCTTCAGACGG ACAGGAAGAACAGCCGTCTTCCTCAGAGCCTCATGTTGACGCTTCCGTCCCCGAGGCGTCCACGAAGACCAGCCAGCTGGAGTCTGGCTTCGCTGCAGACCTGAAGGTGGATCCTCCGGTGGGCGGCCTGAGTCCCAGCAGGGTGCAGACAGACTCCGGTTTACCTCAGTCAC TGGTGAATGAGGTGTGGCAGGAGCAGACTCTGTTCAGGCTCTTGAACCTGGTAGAGCTCCCCCTGCTGGAGGGAGTGCTGCAGTGCACGTCGTCTCCACCTGCAGAGACCCCGGTGGCTCCAGGTAACCCCGACCTGATCTACAGCAGCAACCACCTGGACCGACATATCCTCAAGGCCTTCAGGAGCTCTCA GGAGGACGAGTGGCTCTGCGCCGCTCTGGACTGTTTGGACTTCCTGCCCGACCAGCCGGTGGTGGAGCTGAGCAGGGAGCTGCCGCACGGCTTCCCTCCGGAGGAGCCAGCAGGTGGCGCCGTCCGGCAGCGAGACGAGTCCTTCATCGGTCAGAGTGAGAAGCAAACAG GTCCCGGTGCCGCGGATGGGACGGGTCCGGCTCCGAGAGACTCGGTCCAGTGTAAGCTGCTGCTGTACGAGACTCTGGTGAAGCACTACAGCTGCAGCCGGCCTCCTCTGCTGCCTCAGCCCATGACGGACATCTACATGGCCATCACCGACCTGCTGG TGAGCGGCAGCTTGGACCGGGCCCTGGAGGCGCTGCAGCTGTGTCTGAAGCTGCTTCCTCAAAGCAGCCGAGAGGAGCTGCGCACGTTGCTCAGCTTCATGTCTCTGGCAGCTGATCCACGAGGAATAAAACTGGACAAGGAG ATGGAGAACAGGCTGGCCGTGAAGAGGTCGTTCTCCAGGGCCATACTGCACAGCAAGACGCTCTCCAAGGAAAAGGAGGATCTTCTGCTGGTTTTCATGCTGAGCAACGTGAAGCAAATCTTTAAG atcCCGGGGTCTCTTCACAAAGCCGTGAGTGAGAAACTGGCCCGACTCGCAGGAG GCTCTCCGCTCGGCCCGTCCAGCAGGGCAAAGACCACGACCAACCAGGAACTGTGGGTCCTCCTGAACAACATCAACCTGGACCCGAAGATCTCCACCAAGGAGAGGAAGCGCCTCCTCAGACACTTCTCCCACGCCCACCCGGAGATATTTAACCAGTACTTCGGTGACTCTGCTGCCGCCGAGCTGTAG